In the Syntrophorhabdaceae bacterium genome, GGTTCTTACGAAACTTTCGACTGCTTTACGACCCGGCTTCCCGATCACGTCGCCAAGGAAAAGAACCCTTATCTCACTTGGCATATTCTACTGCTCTCGTCTCCCGTATGACGACGATCTTGATTTGACCGGGATAGGATAGCTCCGTCTCGATCTTCCGGGCAATGTCTTTCGACAAAGAAAAGGTGAAATCATCGGTGATGCGCTCGCTGTTGACCACGATCCTGATTTCCCGGCCGGCCTGAATGGCATATGATTTCTCCACGCCGGAAAAACTGTTCGCAATGCGCTCGAGCTCTTCAAGCCTCTTGATATAGGTTTCCAGCATCTCCCTGCGGGCGCCGGGCCGTGCGCCCGACAAGGCATCTGCGGCCTGCACGATGACATCGAGGAGTCCTGTTGTAGGGACATCTTCATGGTGGGCGAGGATCGAGTGAACGATCTCTTCTTTCTCGCCGTATTTCTTGGCCAGATCGGCGCCCAGGGATGCATGGGAGCCTTCTATCTCATGGTCCACCGCCTTCCCGATATCGTGGAGGAGACCGGCTCTCTTTGCCTCTTTCACATTCGCCTTCAGCTCCGCCGCGATAATGCCGCAGATGAAGGCAACCTCCAGGGAATGCTGATAGATGTTCTGGGCGTAACTGCTCCTGAACTTGAGTCGCCCCAGGAGTTTTACCATTTCAGGATGAACGTTGTGAACCCCGAGGTCGAAGACGGCCTGCTCCCCGGCTTCCTTGGTCTTGTTCTCCATCTCTTCCGCAACTTTCGAGACGATCTCTTCGATCCGTGCGGGGTGAATCCTCCCGTCGCTTATCAGGCGCTCTATGGCGACTCTCGCAACCTCTCTTCTGATGGGATTGAAGCAGGACAGGATGACTGCTTCAGGCGTGTCGTCTATGATAATATCAACACCCGTGGCGGCTTCGAGGGCCCTGATATTCCTTCCTTCCCTTCCGATGATCCTTCCCTTCATCTCCTCATTGGGGAGGGTTACGGCGGATACCGTATCTTCACCCACATAATCTCCCGCATAACGCTGTATGGCAAGGGCGATTATCTCTTTGGCCTTCTTGTCCGACTTTTCCCGGGCCTCTTCCTCTATCCTCTTGCAGATCTTGACGGCCTCGTACCTGGCCTCGTCCTCCATCATCTGCATGAGCACTTTTTTCGCCTCTTCAGCGGTAAGACCGGAGACCTTTTCCAACTGCTCCCGTCCTTTCACGAGGAGGTCGTCATATTCTTTCACTTTTGCGTCAAGACTTGTCTGTTTTTGGGTGAGATCGCGGTCTTTTCTCGCAAGGTCCTCTTCCTTCTTGTCGAGGCCTTCCATCTTCTTGTCCAGACTTGATTCTTTTTGCGAAAGCCTTCTTTCGGAGTTGAGAAGCTCCAGTCTTCGCGTCTTTATTTCCTGCTCGATTTCATTGTTGGCCTTTATGACGACATCTTTGGCCTGGATGGATGCTTCCCTGAGGAGGACGTCCGCCTCTTTTTTGGCGTCGTCCAGGATCTTTTTACCGATCTTCTCGTACTCGCCGACCCTCTTTTTCTGAACGAAACGGGCAAAAACAAACCCTATGAGCAATGCTGCGATGAAACAAACGATTGGCAGTACTATATTTATATTCAAATTACCCCCTTGGATAATGTATAGGGGGCTAGTCCGATGAGGAAAGAGTCAATCTATCTTTTATGCTGCACTTAAGGCTATTTTATACCTCCAAATAACGTTAAGGTATTTATGTCAACTCCCCTATTTCCTCAACAACTACCCCTAATTTATTAAAACCCCCGCGATGCCGTGTGAACAATAAAAACTCGAACCTCTAAATACATGTGGGCGCCTATGTGCTGCATCAGGCTTCTCGTTTGCACGAGCATGCACACCGCAGCAGGAAAAAGCCCCCGTTAAAGAGGTGTTGGTTCTAAGTTTACCATTCATCACGCGCATCGCAGGGAACCTTAAATTCTTCAACTTTTTTCAGGAGCCTCAACGCGCTCCCCTCAAATCTCTCTGCCTGTTCTCTCATGGCCAGATACTCGTCCGAAAGTTCCATCATGGCCATGATTACCGCGTTTATGGTATTCACTATGCCGTAGTTATCGAGTACGTATCGCACCTTCTCGTCAACAAAGCCGGCCGCCTTCTTAATCCGTTCCTCATCTTCGCCTATAAAGGTGAATGGTTGGTTTAGTATCCTAACCTCAACCTTTTTTTCCATCTACACCTTTACACCTCTACTTTATCTACCTTTTCGAGCAGTCTGGTGACTTTGTCTATGATCAACTCTCTTTCGGCCCGGACC is a window encoding:
- the rny gene encoding ribonuclease Y, whose translation is MNINIVLPIVCFIAALLIGFVFARFVQKKRVGEYEKIGKKILDDAKKEADVLLREASIQAKDVVIKANNEIEQEIKTRRLELLNSERRLSQKESSLDKKMEGLDKKEEDLARKDRDLTQKQTSLDAKVKEYDDLLVKGREQLEKVSGLTAEEAKKVLMQMMEDEARYEAVKICKRIEEEAREKSDKKAKEIIALAIQRYAGDYVGEDTVSAVTLPNEEMKGRIIGREGRNIRALEAATGVDIIIDDTPEAVILSCFNPIRREVARVAIERLISDGRIHPARIEEIVSKVAEEMENKTKEAGEQAVFDLGVHNVHPEMVKLLGRLKFRSSYAQNIYQHSLEVAFICGIIAAELKANVKEAKRAGLLHDIGKAVDHEIEGSHASLGADLAKKYGEKEEIVHSILAHHEDVPTTGLLDVIVQAADALSGARPGARREMLETYIKRLEELERIANSFSGVEKSYAIQAGREIRIVVNSERITDDFTFSLSKDIARKIETELSYPGQIKIVVIRETRAVEYAK